DNA from Choristoneura fumiferana chromosome 6, NRCan_CFum_1, whole genome shotgun sequence:
agacatccaacacccgagaacaaacatttgtattattcatataaatatctgccctggccgggaatcgaagccaggacctcaagcttcgtagtcaggctctctaacttggccatctggttgtCAAAACTAGTAAGACATATTTCTACAATTTAACTATAGTCCGTTCCCGTTAAAATGTGAGTCATCCATCATTAGTGCAACTGCAGGATAAAGGCATATCCATACTATAGTACTTTTTGGTTAGCTTGGATACAGTGAcattccacaatcttgtcaaatcgtttgactcgcatcatctgtcaattagtacgagagcgaaggtccttaaatgcgtctttgtttcgattgtttcgtattgtttgatgttttgtactgttactttgttattgaattttgttattacggtttttgttaattattttaccgttattagttttgatatagtgccaaagaagaccgcatggtttgtgagatcccgatagACTAGCaaaaaacacttgctacgcgggcgaccccgcaggcaaaaactagttagaaatataaaatatcactaataaaatcgattacacacccttagcatatttaatcgagaatcgcaataaatcgattcgaGTTTACATTGTtacaaccctttaattgcttaatgacatgtgtcacccTACCCATCCTATTCGAAAAgtaccaaaatttttttttatgaaattttttaaacaatcaaTATCTTGGAGAAGGTACTAATTCATacttatctttaaaaaaaaagatataaataaaaccattaaaattataacaaataaaatcgaAACCTAAACCAACATTAATATTAAAACTCTGATGAgccttattaaaataattactcattttaataataatcagACTCATcagaattttatatttataaatatatgagGTACAAAAGACACGGCCGCATACGAACGGAGAACGGGATGACGCACTATTTTACTTAACGCCAATCTGTAGTAACTATGTTGACTTGTCAGTTTTCTAATATCTCTAGTGTATAGTGAGCTTTAAACCAGGATGTCTGCAGGCCTTATTACGTTAACCACGCGCTCCGCCGTACGCAATGGGAGCGTCCATCGCCGGAGCCCGCCAGCCCGGTGTCTGCGACGTCGCCGGCCACTTCGCcgtcgccgcccgcgccgctgtCGCCACCGTCGCCGTTGTCGCCAACATCACCAACGGCTGCGACGCCGACCACTCCGTCGCCCACGTCCGATACTGACGTTAACAACGCCACATCCATATCTATGAGGTACCTAAGTGGGCATTTTTGTCAGACAACCCGGAAGTAAAggaaatgttcagtttttacgTGTAACAACACGTTTTCCACCAAGTTGTCTAAATTCTTTTGTAACATCAGTGATGGTAAGTACCTATGGTAAAACTTGGATTCAATAACTGCCCTAATAGGTATATCGCTATAGCGTTTGTAAATGTAGGGGCTGTGtgtgttaaaaaattaaatggttaagactgtaaacatttaaaaactaCTTAACCTTGGGTTAGGAGTTATAGCCTGGGTTAGGATTAACAGTTTGAATACTTTTAAAACTACATAACCCTGGGTCTGGGTCAACAgcttaaacattttaaaactacTTAACCCTGAGTAAAGATTAATGAAAGTCTGGCTTAGGGTCAACagttttaacatttaaaaaatacttaccctGGGTTAAGAGTAAAAGCTTGGATTAGGGTCGATAGTtccaaacattttaaaaatcttaacCCTAGGTTAGCAGATAAATCAGGGTTAAAAGTTGACTCTGGCTGATCCTCGTAAGCCCAAACTAATCTATGGCTGGAAGAACAACTATAACACCATTATATGCTTACAGgccgcagccgcagccgcaGACGGCGGTGAGGCGGCCGCCGCCGACGTCGCCGACCAGTTCCACCGCGCCCGCCACCCCCACCACGCCCACAACGCCGCTCGCTACCGCCGACCTGCCTCCCGGATacggtattatttttaactgcaGTGATCGAAATTTCGACggccaaacattttttttattattatttatttactcaaataaaaaaccttttcTAACCTTTTTCTAACCCGGTGCCGGCTGCGGAGGCGCGGCGCGCCGCGGTCCttggttgtttattttttaacttgtgtgcgtgtgtatatgtttgtatgtgtgtgtgcttGTTTTTATCTCGAAATTCTCAtaggattgggataaaatctccaaTTTCATTTTGgggaatttaaatttaaattcaacttgctggatctaatggtatacgcgtacgaagccgcgggtaaaaactataaaaaaaatcctgaagcCATTTTGTTATTTCCCAGAAATGCGCACAACCGCCCAGGGCCAAGTATACTTCTACAACAGCGCGACGGGCTCGAGCACGTGGCACGACCCGCGCGTCCCGCAGCACCTGCGCCACTGCTCGGTGGCCGCCGGGCCGCTGCCGCCCGGATGGGAGATGCGGCACGCGCCCTCCGGCCGCCCCTACTTCGTCGACCATAACAATCGCACAACGCAGTTCACTGACCCCCGGCTGGCGTTGTCCCCTAGACATGTGAGTTGTTCTCAATAATTTGTGTATAGTATAATAATTCCTGCTGTAATGTAAGTGCAAGGACTTATTAGTAAGTAGTCTAAATAACCAAATAATTAGCCACCATTATCCAAATTTCATAGGTggggattgtttttttttacctttgcTAGGAATATATATACCGGTATATATGAAAACTTTcagcttttataaaataacgaagATCCGGGTGTCGCTAGCTATTGTCCATGTGAGGTCCACATAGTCGTTCAAACTACAGTCagaggcaaagatatcgacacggctaaagttgcaaaaatatgtatacacgtctttatgcacttaacattaaggccgtgtatacaactggcgctgccaagagcgcaatcagcggtatgggcaatttttgaaaaaatattagtttttcatataaatatacaattatactcgcaaatgtgatgaaaaacattgtatgtcacacgggtggtactagaattacgaacatcgactcattaaagccctcagtcttcgacttcgggcttctaatagactctcgctcgtaattccttatttaccgcccttaagacacaatgtactatttttttattcggtcATAATCATAAGCTTGTGTTTGAtctcgcctgatggtaagcgaagatgtgaACTAATTTTCAGCATCTTTGTAAATCTGTGTTATTTCCAGCCGCCTTCAGAGCCCGCGCCGGCGACTGCGCCCGCACCCCCGGTCGCGGCCGCGAGCGAGCCCGCCGACGCCGACGCACTGCCCAAATATAAACGCGACTTGGCTGCCAAGGCCCGAGTATTGCGCGCCGAGTTGCAAGCGTTACAGCCACAGACCGGACACTGTCGAATAGAGGTGAATGGGGTTTACGTTTTAAAACTGTCAATTAAACAGAGAGATTCGACTAAAATTAATGGTGGTGCTTTACATACGCATATATTATATACgatataatataggtatttcAACTGTAAGAAATTGGCATTGATGTGGCAGAACTAGATTAAACTCTTGACATCATCAAACAAAAATGGAATTAAGTACATAAGTAtatgaaaaatatcaaaattgggTTCTTCTTGACTGTTCTATAGAAATAAAAGCATTGGTATTTTGTTGACAATCAGAATCCAATTTTATATTAATGTCATTATGCGACGATACTGTCAAAACAAACTGTTAAGATAGTTTTACTTGAGGCGAGCGAGACGAGAATTACCAATAGCCAAAAGGTATCAAAATGTTATGCCCAAGATTATTCTTTTCAAATAGATTTTGGCTTCAAATGCTTTAGAACTAACCGCTCCGAACTGAAAATTAAATGGCTCGCGATTGTAAGACGTGCGTGAGTGCCATCATAACGGAGGTGCACAATGTTTAGTTAGGTACTATACAATGTTTATAAATTTCTCTCTTGGTTCCTTAACTTACACTTGCACACACTCCAGGTATCACGCAACGAAGTTCTCGAAGAATCCTACCGGCTGGTGATGAAGTTGCGAGGCAAGGAGCTCCGCAAGCGGCTGCTAGTAAAGTTCCGCGGCGAAGAGGGATTGGACTACGGTGGAGTGGCGCGCGAATGGCTACATCTGCTTGGCGGGGAACTGTTCAATCCACACTACGGATTGTTCCAGTATGCCAATGCGGGCGACGATCGATACTCGTTGCAGATCAATGCAGATTCTGGGGTGAGTTTTGAATTGTCAGCTTATACTAGGTGGCGCCCGCTACTTCGTCTGCATCTGTGATCTTTactttctgtctgtccgtctgtgatttcttcacgcttaaaccgttAAACCGATAAGGCAGAGGCGATTTATCGACTATTTGGCTGCGATTTATTGACTACTCTTTTAAATAAACTCTATCTGTTTagcaaaatcataaaaatttcactgtatcttaaaaatattttttttttttgccaaaactATTCGTCACTGATTATCAAACAATGCTTGTAATTCAATTTTATCTACAGCCTACTTTAATAGAGCATTAAATGGATGGGCTTGGATTGAtccttttttttctataaaatatgaaattaaatccAGGTGAACCCGGAACACTTGTCATACTTCCACTTTGCCGGCCGCATCCTGGGCGTGGCGTTGTTCCACGGTCACCAACTGGACGCGGCGTTCACGGCGCCCTTCTACAAGCAGTTGCTGGGGCGGCCCATCACGCTGCGAGACATCCGGGACGTTGACCCCGAGCTGCATCGCTCGCTTTCCTGGATGCTGTAAGTACTAGGCCCATTGGGTATAAAGCTAAGCTATAAAGCACTGTCGCTAACTGTGCATTAGACTTGCCGCAGTAGTCGCCAGTTGCGGCTTAATATCAACGGCATTATGAATCAACCTCTTATAAAATATGAGTATTACGAAACATATAAAAGACGTAAATTTACGAGTCATAAAGTCGTCAATATATGGCAGATCTTAACCTTCGGTAGTAGCCATTAGTGATCCAATGTTTAACATATCTAGATGTTATCTGTGTTGTTAGACAAATAAGATTAATGACATGGTAGCTGAGGAGATCGGAAATTACACCCTGAATTTGTAATACTTCCAGAGAGAACAGCATCGCCGGAGTAATTGACACAACGTTCTCTGTTGAATGTTCGTCGTTCGGAGCCGTGCGTAGCGTGGAGCTGCGGCCGGGCGGCGCCAACGAAACCGTCACGGACGCTAACAAACGCGACTACGTGCGTCTCTACGTAGCGCACCGCTTCACTCGCGGAGCCGAGCGACAGTGGCTGGCTCTACAAAGGGGCCTCGCTGACATCATACCCCCGCAGCTTATGCGACCCCTGTCCCCCAGAGACCTGCAACCCCTCCTCGCGGGCCGAGCTGACCTCGATCCCGCCGACTGGCGCCGCCACACACGCCTCAAACATGTGACCCCGACGCGCCCATCGTCGGTTGGTTCTGGGAGATCGTGGAAGGTTTCGACGCCGAAATGAGAGCCAGACTCTTACAGTTCGTCACTGGCTCCCGGCGCGTTCCGCTGGCCGGTTTCCGCGCTCTGCAAGGCTCGACCGGCGCCGCCGCTCCGCGACTTTTCACGCTACACCTAGTAGCGGACGCTTCCCCTGACTCCCTACCCAAAGCGCACACTTGCTTCAACCGACTCGATCTACCGCCTTACCCGACAAAAGAAAAATTCCACGACAAACTGAAACAGGCCGTTCTCGAGACCGCTGGATTCGCTGTTGAGTGATGTGAAAGGAAATGATATTATTAAGCTTTGTATATTGCTGATGTATTGGATGGCCTTTCGAGTACTAAGCTGTTGCGACTAGTCTGAGTTGTGTTGAATAGAGAATGATAATGAGACTgattgaaattttataattagTAACATGACAAAGATGATATTTccctaaataaaaactaaactaaactaaactaattaggCTAAATGCAAATTGGGTTCAAAAATACTGTAAAGTAAGGTATGGatagaatttaatattttgtaggaaTTATGCCCAAGagcatttttttactttcactACGCGCGCTGACATGTGGAACGCAGGTTGAATCTGTTCCCTTTGATTTCGCTGCTCCCATGCGGCCACGTTatatttgttactaataaaaGGAAAAGAAATATTCAAGACAACTGAGTTAGTGCTTTAATTATCTAGGTTTATTACAATAGGTACTCAATAATGATTTTTCTTATAATCGTAAAAATCCTatctattttgattttgtttagAATCTTTTAGTCTAAATATATCCAGTTGTAGGTGTGGGTCGCACAAAACTGTAGCAGATTATTTTTGAACTGTCATGAAGAAGAAGTAACTGTCATTTCAATAATTAACAATGCTCAAAtccatttttataatattattgtaagtTGTATTGCCATATTTTTAGCGGAAAACACTCTGTTTTCTGGTGAGTGGGCTTCCACATGCGTTATTCTCGGACTAATCAGTTAGTGTAGATTAAATATAAACAGCAcaattgtaatgtaattttttattatttatttatgtattttacgtttaataacaatattaatatataGGAACCTCTGCAAAGTGATATGTACAAAAATGCGTGAAttactaagtacctatgtatttttgtaaactatattatatatataaaatgttTGTGTCGCCAGTACAAAAATGTTTTGTAATAACGACTTGTTGCTTGGGAGGAATTTCGCTGCATAAGTATTAGTTTGCACTAAACACTAGCtagatgtgaaaaaaaaaaacataataatccTGTGTTTACAAAAGGTTCATTTTTAAGTGTTTGGTGTGATTGAAAAGTATAAAACAGTATTTCTGCAGcgatttatttatatgtgttCAATGATTTCAGACAAGCTTATGCTAATGGTGCCTTTTTTGAGTattcaatgtaaataaatagcaaATATCTGGCTGGCTGGAAAAGGGTGAAATCTAGGACGCttcgtgctcagttaatgctgggtaatataatgcattaactcttttgttaaaaaacgtcagatgaaatttgcggtttccatacattgttcatggtttattatttcaataatgtatagaaaccacattttttttcagacttatttcaacaaaagagttaatgcattatattacccagcattaactgagcatgaaacactaattttgtattacgtcctaGATTTCACTCTGTATGTGTTTAGTGGCATTGTTTATTGAACAGTGTACAAATTAGCTGCAGAAGTGGACGAGTGGTTTTAGTGCTTTAATTGTATACAAACAACTACAGCcaagtaataataatacaccAACAACAAAAATGATCATCcacttttgctgctgactgtactaaaaAATGCAGTAAAATTTGTATTTCCTAAATGAAAAATAACGTTTATTGTGAGCCAGCAACTTAAacgatttttcttttgtcaaataGTAGGTTATTTAAAATGCGAGATTCAactatttttgaatttatacTATCAAACCGAATTggaatatttgtaaatatttaaaggtGACATAATTGATTATAACCGATATTTATGTAAACAAGGATCAGTGCCTTTAATCtgctaagtaaataaatagtttttaattttaaacttgtatgACTGTTAGTgatatgaaatgatttattagtAGTATTGAACTTACTtgtatttaaatcatttaattaaagtatttttgcacaaaatataatttttatttacatacacaTTTACACACACATCCGATTGTTTCTTGAAATATGGAAAAGCAGAATTTGAAGGGAAAGGGGTTGTGTTGTGTAACAACAAAGACCAAAAAAGCATATTTTATGGCTACAAACCTTTACCAGCTGAATCGTTCCCATGAATAACGCTGGCTGGATGTTAGAaattatagaataaaaaaaaacttgttacttttagggttccgtagtcaactaagaaaccttatagtttcgccatgtctgtccgtccgcggctaagctcagagaccgttggTACTCGAAAGCTATAATCTGACATGACTATACATATCAATCACGcggacagtggtaaaataaaaataatttttttttagtgtgacCTCCCACAGActtagtgggggtgatttttttttctcgactaaccctatagtgaggagtattgttggataggtcttttaaaatcattggagGGATTGCTAAGACggtttttctattcagtgatgtTGTCGAAATATTCAGAATCTCATCTTTCCCAGCTATTATAGCCACTGCTGGGACAGCCGATCTCAGAATGAGCCgggttgggccgtagttcccagtgggcccagtgcgattgggaacttcacaagaTACGAATGACTTCACAGGttggcaggtttcctcacgatgttttccttcacgtaAACTTTTTCCAAAtcaattcgcacatgaatttcgaaaaacctcagaggtgcgagccggggttgaacccacgaccctctgttgaGACGATGTCAAACATAGGCCAcacgctttaaaaaaaatataagagaTATTAGATAAAGAGTGTAATTTCCGAGATCTAGCTATCTTCAACATACCGAACTTCGGTCATTAGTATGTATGTTTTCCGTTTCGTTTCAACTTTTTCCAATCAGTCGTTTTGTATAGCCTCGGTGTATAGAAAACGACCatttaataactttttgttCCACACTATTTTTTAAGTTCATCTGAAAAATGCTAGCACAGTGCTTTACGAATTTGAAAAAGTGGCGCTCTTTTTTAATCCAACCACAGACAAGAAACTGTCACAgctgttgtttctttaaaaaaatatggctgtccattggaggacaattttgcagtgtctagtagtttttgccgttgtaccaAAGagcgttgtacggtaaaaaaattctagaaaacgaaatgagagggtacttatactctttgatgagaggtaatggtggatgaacgatgacagttCAACTGTTACAGTTTGACAAATAACATTTGACAGACattgattcgcgctgtcatcgttcatccaccattacctctcatatttcgttttctagattttttttaccgtacaacggcaaaaactactagacactggcaaaattgtcctccgatggacagagccatattttttttaagaaacaacaacaacatttgacatttgacattacATTCCGTTCAAATCAAAGATTCAAATCatagtggttatattctctttggttcaaatattcattcattcaatcaaaGTATcacattcactcactcactacactaaaacttttttttttcattcttttctGTCAAGCCCTCAGATATGCGCGTCGCTCCGCgctccaataattattttgtttttggcaGCAACTAAAATAAGCGTATACCAATAGTAAAACCAAACCAGTGTGTTATCAGTTTCTTTAAAAGCCTTGAGCAGTGATATCTATTTGAACCATTAAAAATATTGCGTGAGGTGAAGTGATTTTGTACCGTGGCGATCTTTGTTTTCATTGTGAAGATTTAAAAGAGTCAAGATGCCGACGAGTGCCGTGTACCAGCCTACGACAGTGACCTACGAA
Protein-coding regions in this window:
- the Smurf gene encoding LOW QUALITY PROTEIN: SMAD specific E3 ubiquitin protein ligase (The sequence of the model RefSeq protein was modified relative to this genomic sequence to represent the inferred CDS: inserted 1 base in 1 codon) codes for the protein MSTPASDRKYGAQKIRLTILCARNLARRDLFRMPDPFAKISVNGNGQVYSTTAVKATLDPKWNTHYDLYLTKGDGITISIWNQRKVQKRQGSGFLGCVRILPSTVHKLKDTGYQCLELCEDGSGETCGVRGQVIVSLLSRDGARGEPASAAGEGSPLAVVGPAGEVRAPREPPLQNIAPQPLPQHWEERFTSSGRPYYVNHALRRTQWERPSPEPASPVSATSPATSPSPPAPLSPPSPLSPTSPTAATPTTPSPTSDTDVNNATSISMRPQPQPQTAVRRPPPTSPTSSTAPATPTTPTTPLATADLPPGYEMRTTAQGQVYFYNSATGSSTWHDPRVPQHLRHCSVAAGPLPPGWEMRHAPSGRPYFVDHNNRTTQFTDPRLALSPRHPPSEPAPATAPAPPVAAASEPADADALPKYKRDLAAKARVLRAELQALQPQTGHCRIEVSRNEVLEESYRLVMKLRGKELRKRLLVKFRGEEGLDYGGVAREWLHLLGGELFNPHYGLFQYANAGDDRYSLQINADSGVNPEHLSYFHFAGRILGVALFHGHQLDAAFTAPFYKQLLGRPITLRDIRDVDPELHRSLSWMLENSIAGVIDTTFSVECSSFGAVRSVELRPGGANETVTDANKRDYVRLYVAHRFTRGAERQWLALQRGLADIIPPQLMRPLSPRDLQPLLAGRADLDPADWRRHTRLKHVXPDAPIVGWFWEIVEGFDAEMRARLLQFVTGSRRVPLAGFRALQGSTGAAAPRLFTLHLVADASPDSLPKAHTCFNRLDLPPYPTKEKFHDKLKQAVLETAGFAVE